A single Ammospiza caudacuta isolate bAmmCau1 chromosome 6, bAmmCau1.pri, whole genome shotgun sequence DNA region contains:
- the ASCL2 gene encoding achaete-scute homolog 2, producing MNGGALPPLPPAAARGRRRPASPELLRCKRRLAFAALPGTGAAAAAAVARRNERERNRVRLVNLGFAALRQHVPHGAASKKMSKVETLRSAVEYIRALQRLLDEHDAAASFPDGRGRVPVGEVGGGGGYSSASPSFASSAPGSPCSSEESGYDVALSPEERELLDFTSWLGSY from the coding sequence ATGAACGGCGGGGCTctgccgccgctgccccccGCCGCAGCCCGCGGCCGCCGGCGGCCCGCCTCCCCCGAGCTGCTGCGCTGCAAGCGCCGCCTGGCCTTCGCCGCCCTGCCGGGCaccggggcggcggcggcggccgccgtGGCCCGTCGGAACGAGCGGGAGCGCAACCGCGTGCGGCTCGTCAACCTGGGCTTCGCCGCTCTCCGCCAGCACGTCCCCCACGGCGCCGCCAGCAAGAAGATGAGCAAGGTGGAGACCCTCCGCTCCGCCGTCGAGTACATCCGCGCCCTGCAGCGGCTCCTCGACGAGCACGACGCCGCCGCCTCTTTCCCCGACGGCCGCGGGCGGGTGCCCGTCGGAGAAgttggcggcggcggcggctaCTCCTCCGCTTCGCCCTCCTTCGCCTCCTCCGCGCCCGGCTCGCCGTGCTCCTCCGAGGAGAGCGGCTACGACGTGGCGCTGAGCCCCGAGGAGCGGGAGCTGCTGGACTTCACCAGCTGGCTGGGGAGCTACTGA